The Pedobacter roseus genome contains a region encoding:
- a CDS encoding sulfatase translates to MSHSFKPVLTFVLVFTLYFNANAQNKKPVAKPNILLIFTDDLGYMDCGFTGSKIMETPNIDALSKKGMVFNNAYAGAGNCAPSRAALISGKYSPRTGVYAVGSTTRGPVELMKLVPVRNNVALNPSFKTIAEGLKDQGYATAIFGKWHLADSKATQPQAQGFDQYTEGPKEQSVKGSNEAADPKGVAYLTDAAIKFMQNTKDKPFFAYLAHNAIHSKLEAKAETIAKFKKKGLNDKMAVYAACTYDFDASVGVIMDFLKKTGLEKNTLVIFTSDNGATQQSSQEPLRGNKGSYYEGGIREPFIACWPDHIKPGAINATPIINLDFYPTFMSLAGDKKFKSDGEDLMPLLLGQKTETIRKSIYWYFPGYLDNPVIRGRDKVFRTRPVAVIRKGDFKLHLYLEEWMLDGGKARIKENNAVELYNIKTDEGEHLNLANTNEAKRDELLADLLSWMEKTKAPLPTKITATNKAVQGTVGGEN, encoded by the coding sequence ATGAGCCATTCCTTTAAACCTGTTTTAACATTTGTTCTTGTATTTACATTATACTTTAATGCCAACGCCCAAAACAAAAAGCCTGTTGCCAAACCCAATATCCTGCTGATTTTTACAGATGATCTTGGTTATATGGATTGTGGTTTTACCGGGAGCAAGATTATGGAAACCCCGAATATTGATGCCCTATCGAAAAAGGGAATGGTATTTAACAATGCTTATGCAGGCGCAGGCAATTGTGCACCCAGCAGGGCAGCTTTAATTAGCGGAAAGTATTCGCCAAGAACGGGCGTTTACGCAGTGGGGAGCACTACACGTGGACCTGTTGAACTCATGAAGCTTGTTCCTGTTCGAAACAATGTTGCGCTAAATCCATCCTTCAAAACCATTGCCGAGGGCTTAAAAGATCAGGGATATGCTACCGCTATTTTTGGTAAATGGCATCTGGCTGATTCTAAGGCAACCCAGCCACAGGCACAGGGTTTCGATCAGTACACAGAAGGCCCAAAAGAACAATCGGTTAAAGGGAGCAATGAAGCTGCTGATCCGAAAGGGGTAGCCTATTTAACCGATGCGGCCATTAAATTTATGCAAAATACAAAAGACAAACCTTTTTTTGCTTATCTGGCCCACAATGCAATCCATTCAAAACTGGAAGCAAAAGCAGAAACGATAGCAAAATTCAAGAAAAAGGGATTGAACGATAAAATGGCCGTTTATGCGGCCTGTACTTATGATTTTGACGCAAGTGTAGGTGTGATAATGGATTTCTTGAAAAAAACGGGACTGGAAAAGAATACCCTGGTTATTTTTACCAGCGATAACGGCGCCACACAACAATCATCACAAGAGCCGCTCCGGGGAAATAAAGGTTCCTATTATGAAGGCGGGATCAGAGAGCCGTTTATTGCCTGCTGGCCTGATCACATTAAACCAGGTGCCATAAATGCTACACCAATCATTAATCTCGATTTTTACCCAACCTTTATGTCGCTGGCAGGCGATAAAAAATTCAAAAGCGATGGCGAAGACCTGATGCCGCTTTTATTGGGACAAAAAACTGAAACCATCAGGAAATCGATATACTGGTATTTCCCTGGCTACCTGGATAACCCTGTGATCAGGGGACGCGATAAGGTATTCCGCACCAGGCCGGTCGCTGTGATTAGAAAAGGAGATTTTAAACTCCATCTTTATCTTGAAGAATGGATGTTAGATGGAGGGAAAGCCAGAATCAAAGAAAATAATGCTGTAGAACTATACAATATCAAAACCGACGAAGGGGAGCACCTTAACCTGGCCAATACTAACGAAGCCAAAAGAGATGAGCTTTTAGCTGATCTTTTAAGCTGGATGGAAAAAACCAAAGCCCCGCTTCCCACTAAAATCACGGCAACCAACAAAGCTGTTCAAGGTACCGTGGGGGGCGAAAATTAA